From Thermosinus carboxydivorans Nor1, the proteins below share one genomic window:
- a CDS encoding malate dehydrogenase, producing the protein MKIAIVGSGKVGAAIGYTAMLKGLAHEIVMVDAARDKAHGEALDMLQCLAFAPPARIRHGEMADTAGADIVVITAGIPRKADEPRVLLLSRNAALIADLVRQAVHYSPNCIIFMVTNPLDVMTQLAYQVSGLPANRVIGMGTVLDTARYRSYLAVAFDADARDIDAYVVGEHGETMVCLTSQITVRGVPLTALPGYDQAKLAPIIENVVQASSQVIALKGGTVFAPATAACAVLEAIVRDSRAVLPVCTYNPQYGVALSLPTIVGRGGAGPVLPLALTAAEQEQLAASVANIKKYVKEMEQLL; encoded by the coding sequence ATGAAAATAGCGATTGTCGGCAGCGGCAAAGTGGGTGCGGCGATTGGCTATACGGCCATGCTGAAAGGGCTGGCGCACGAAATCGTGATGGTTGACGCCGCCCGGGACAAAGCCCACGGTGAAGCTCTCGACATGCTCCAGTGCCTGGCCTTTGCGCCGCCGGCGCGGATCCGCCATGGGGAGATGGCGGACACGGCCGGTGCGGACATTGTTGTCATTACCGCCGGCATCCCCCGCAAAGCCGATGAGCCGCGGGTGCTGCTCCTGTCCCGCAACGCCGCCCTCATTGCCGACCTGGTGCGCCAAGCTGTTCATTATAGTCCCAATTGCATTATTTTTATGGTAACCAATCCGCTGGATGTTATGACCCAATTGGCCTATCAGGTATCTGGCTTACCGGCAAACCGCGTTATTGGTATGGGCACGGTGCTGGATACCGCCCGCTACCGCTCCTACCTGGCGGTTGCGTTCGACGCCGACGCGCGGGACATTGATGCATATGTAGTGGGCGAACATGGCGAAACGATGGTGTGCCTCACTTCCCAGATTACGGTGCGCGGCGTGCCCCTTACCGCTCTGCCGGGTTACGACCAGGCCAAACTGGCCCCAATTATTGAAAATGTTGTACAGGCGTCCAGTCAGGTAATCGCTCTGAAAGGCGGCACCGTTTTTGCCCCAGCCACGGCGGCTTGCGCCGTTCTCGAGGCCATTGTCCGCGACAGCCGGGCCGTGCTGCCGGTCTGCACCTACAATCCGCAGTACGGGGTGGCGTTAAGCCTGCCTACCATTGTCGGCCGCGGCGGCGCCGGTCCGGTTCTGCCCCTCGCGCTGACGGCGGCGGAGCAGGAGCAGCTGGCGGCATCGGTAGCCAATATCAAAAAATATGTTAAGGAAATGGAACAGCTCCTGTAA
- a CDS encoding sigma 54-interacting transcriptional regulator: protein MPDIVVIATHGEWASLTRQLAAGDSAVSVVQARLAAGVAAARQAVAEGARVLISRGVTCGMIAAALPQVPLVEVKFTGFDLLRALLEAQAAGGPVAIVDRQEVLAGLAAIEEILGVPDKARKIAIDDYRQYRAGVDQAVRAGAACIIGNQAVVDEAEAYGLRGILLRSGPEGIRHALELSRQMLTIQRMEEANARRIETIINSVDYGIIAVDNAGAVTALNREARRLLALAHGAPDNHPLLVKLRRHGQLGERLTGSVERLEDGRELVINYLPITIGGETAGAVATLQELRQFQDIERRTRQELARRGRLARHTFLELEETAAPAMRAVIDEARRFAAVDATILIQGETGVGKEYFAHAIHAASPRRYGPFVAVNCAAIPATVLESELFGYAEGAFTGAKKGGKVGLFEQAHGGTIFLDEIGEMAEELQARLLRVLQEHEIYRIGDDRVIPVDIRVIAATNRDLRAMVAAGRFREDLYYRLDVLALEVPPLRARKQDIPLFVRKFIDEFNHKYRRAVQGIDDEGLALLAAYDWPGNVRELHNVVDRLMALAAGPVITATEVRQCLERRLRSSDRPAAPGMKAAEAAAIRDALARANGNKQQAARLLGIGRSTLWRKLRELGIADDISK, encoded by the coding sequence ATGCCCGACATCGTCGTAATCGCTACCCATGGCGAGTGGGCCAGTCTTACCCGCCAGCTGGCCGCCGGCGACAGTGCCGTAAGCGTTGTCCAGGCCCGGTTAGCCGCCGGGGTGGCCGCCGCCCGGCAGGCCGTGGCCGAAGGGGCGAGGGTGCTGATTAGCCGCGGCGTAACCTGCGGTATGATTGCCGCTGCCCTGCCCCAGGTACCGCTGGTGGAGGTAAAGTTTACCGGTTTCGATCTTTTGCGGGCATTGCTCGAAGCGCAGGCGGCCGGCGGGCCGGTGGCTATCGTCGACCGGCAGGAAGTGCTGGCCGGGCTGGCGGCAATTGAAGAAATTCTTGGCGTGCCCGATAAAGCCCGGAAGATTGCCATTGACGACTACCGGCAGTACCGGGCCGGGGTCGATCAGGCGGTTCGGGCGGGAGCGGCCTGTATTATCGGTAACCAGGCAGTGGTCGACGAAGCCGAAGCCTATGGCCTGCGCGGCATCCTGCTGCGGTCCGGGCCGGAGGGCATCCGCCACGCCCTGGAGCTGTCCCGGCAGATGCTCACTATCCAGCGAATGGAAGAGGCCAACGCCCGCCGGATTGAGACGATTATTAATTCGGTCGATTATGGCATTATCGCCGTCGACAACGCCGGGGCGGTGACGGCGCTTAACCGGGAAGCCCGCCGCCTGCTCGCGCTGGCGCACGGCGCTCCGGATAACCACCCTTTGCTGGTCAAGTTGCGCCGCCATGGCCAGCTGGGCGAGCGGCTTACCGGGTCGGTCGAGCGTCTGGAGGACGGGCGCGAATTGGTAATTAATTACTTGCCGATCACCATCGGCGGCGAAACGGCCGGAGCGGTGGCCACGCTGCAGGAACTGCGCCAGTTCCAGGACATCGAACGGCGGACGCGGCAGGAGCTGGCCCGGCGGGGCCGCCTGGCGCGCCATACCTTTTTGGAACTGGAGGAAACTGCCGCGCCGGCAATGCGGGCGGTTATCGACGAGGCCCGCCGCTTTGCGGCCGTCGATGCCACGATCCTTATTCAGGGGGAAACCGGCGTCGGCAAGGAATATTTCGCCCATGCCATTCATGCGGCCAGCCCGCGCCGGTACGGCCCGTTCGTGGCCGTCAACTGCGCGGCCATCCCGGCGACGGTGCTGGAAAGCGAGCTCTTCGGCTATGCCGAGGGAGCCTTCACCGGCGCGAAAAAAGGCGGCAAAGTCGGGCTTTTCGAACAAGCCCACGGCGGTACGATTTTTCTGGACGAAATCGGTGAAATGGCGGAAGAACTGCAGGCCAGGCTGCTGCGGGTGCTGCAGGAGCATGAAATATACCGTATCGGCGACGACCGCGTTATTCCTGTCGATATCCGGGTCATCGCCGCTACCAACCGTGATCTCCGGGCGATGGTCGCGGCCGGCCGCTTCCGCGAAGATTTATATTACCGCCTCGACGTGCTGGCCCTGGAAGTGCCGCCACTCAGAGCCCGCAAGCAGGACATCCCGCTCTTTGTCCGCAAATTCATCGACGAATTTAACCATAAATACCGCCGTGCTGTCCAGGGGATTGACGACGAGGGGCTGGCGCTCTTGGCTGCCTATGACTGGCCGGGCAATGTTCGCGAGTTGCATAATGTCGTTGACCGGTTGATGGCGCTGGCGGCCGGTCCGGTAATTACCGCGACTGAGGTGCGGCAATGTCTCGAGCGTCGCCTGCGTTCTTCCGACCGGCCGGCTGCGCCGGGGATGAAGGCGGCCGAGGCGGCCGCCATCCGGGACGCCCTGGCCCGTGCCAACGGCAATAAACAACAGGCCGCCCGCTTGCTCGGCATTGGCCGGTCGACCTTATGGCGCAAACTGCGCGAACTGGGAATAGCGGACGACATTTCAAAATGA
- a CDS encoding DUF951 domain-containing protein, which produces MIVRYQVGDIVKMKKAHPCGSDRWEVLRTGIDFRIKCLGCGRQVMLPRPKFEKAVKAIIQPAAGGESSCPTSS; this is translated from the coding sequence ATGATTGTCCGTTATCAGGTCGGCGATATTGTGAAAATGAAAAAAGCGCATCCGTGCGGCTCAGACCGCTGGGAAGTCCTGCGGACCGGCATCGACTTTCGCATCAAGTGCCTGGGCTGCGGCCGGCAGGTCATGCTGCCCCGGCCCAAATTTGAAAAAGCCGTAAAAGCGATTATCCAGCCGGCGGCAGGCGGAGAAAGTTCATGCCCGACATCGTCGTAA
- a CDS encoding mechanosensitive ion channel family protein, which translates to MSDFLSSAFWLQMGGKVMRIAAIIFTVSLTVRFARVVIDRFFLAQAGLKSFNVDEKRARTLSGLVQSIARYSLYFIAIVLVLQEFSIDTTSLIAGAGIVGLALGVGAQSLIRDFMTGFFIILEDQYAIGDYIEIGNIAGTVEEMGFRVTKLRDGNGVLHIIPNGQVSRVSNHTRGTMQAAVNVPVSYEADLAQVMALLNQACTEVAAKLPEVIEGPKVVGVVDLRTYDLVIRLVAKTVPLEQVKVEAALRQRIKELFDAAQVPPPAAPAIRDLAEQGGK; encoded by the coding sequence GTGAGCGATTTTTTATCATCGGCCTTTTGGCTGCAAATGGGCGGCAAAGTCATGCGGATTGCAGCCATCATTTTTACCGTCAGCCTAACTGTGCGCTTTGCCCGCGTTGTTATCGACCGGTTCTTTTTGGCCCAGGCGGGGCTCAAGTCGTTTAACGTGGATGAAAAGCGGGCGCGCACGCTGAGCGGCCTGGTTCAGAGCATTGCCCGCTACAGCCTTTACTTTATCGCCATCGTTCTGGTGCTGCAGGAATTCAGTATTGACACCACCTCGCTGATTGCCGGCGCCGGTATCGTGGGCTTGGCCCTCGGCGTGGGCGCCCAAAGCCTGATACGGGACTTTATGACCGGGTTTTTTATCATTCTCGAAGACCAGTACGCTATTGGTGATTATATCGAAATTGGTAACATCGCCGGCACGGTGGAGGAGATGGGCTTCCGGGTAACGAAACTGCGGGACGGCAACGGCGTGCTGCACATTATTCCCAACGGCCAAGTTTCCCGGGTAAGCAATCACACGCGAGGGACGATGCAAGCCGCCGTTAATGTGCCGGTGTCATATGAGGCCGACCTCGCCCAGGTGATGGCGCTGCTCAATCAGGCCTGCACCGAGGTTGCCGCCAAGCTGCCGGAGGTAATTGAGGGGCCCAAAGTGGTAGGGGTGGTTGACCTGCGCACCTATGACCTTGTTATTCGCCTGGTGGCCAAAACGGTACCGCTCGAACAAGTGAAAGTGGAAGCGGCGCTCAGGCAGCGCATCAAGGAGCTCTTTGACGCCGCCCAGGTGCCGCCGCCGGCGGCGCCTGCCATCCGTGACCTGGCAGAGCAGGGGGGAAAATGA
- a CDS encoding DUF3343 domain-containing protein → MTTFSEYDRLITFDSVHHALRAEKVLTAAGIAAAAAPTPREVSLSCGQCLLFAAADEAAVLATLAAAKVRWSRLFSRDAGRRVYELLHEYKSSVAGGSL, encoded by the coding sequence ATAACTACGTTTAGCGAATATGACCGGTTAATCACCTTTGATTCCGTACACCATGCCCTCCGGGCCGAAAAAGTTCTCACCGCGGCCGGCATCGCGGCCGCGGCGGCACCGACGCCGCGGGAAGTATCGCTAAGCTGCGGCCAGTGCTTGCTGTTTGCCGCCGCCGACGAAGCGGCCGTGTTGGCGACGCTGGCCGCCGCCAAGGTGCGGTGGTCGCGGCTATTCAGTCGCGACGCCGGCCGGAGGGTGTATGAGCTGCTGCACGAATACAAGTCGTCGGTAGCAGGAGGTAGCCTGTGA
- the yedF gene encoding sulfurtransferase-like selenium metabolism protein YedF, translating to MSISVDARGLACPQPVIATKKALDSIEQGIVTTIVDNAVAKENVIKFATANGYGVRVEEKDGHYYLAITKGQGTQAAGPASSPSPAAAAAGGPVYLLTNAALGHGSSELGDVLMKSFLFTLTEKEPLPRAVLLINSAVRLAVEGSPVLDHLRTLAAKGVTVRACGTCLDYFGLKEKLAVGEVTNMYTIVDEITSHRAITL from the coding sequence ATGTCGATTAGTGTTGATGCGCGGGGGCTGGCTTGTCCCCAGCCGGTAATTGCCACCAAAAAGGCGCTTGACAGTATCGAGCAGGGGATAGTTACCACCATTGTGGATAACGCCGTCGCCAAAGAAAACGTGATTAAGTTCGCCACGGCGAACGGCTACGGTGTCCGGGTAGAAGAAAAAGACGGCCATTATTATCTTGCGATTACCAAAGGGCAGGGGACTCAGGCTGCCGGACCGGCCTCGTCCCCGTCCCCGGCGGCTGCCGCGGCAGGCGGCCCGGTGTATCTTTTGACCAACGCCGCACTTGGCCATGGCAGCAGCGAGCTGGGCGATGTGCTGATGAAGTCTTTTCTGTTTACCCTTACGGAGAAAGAGCCGCTGCCGCGGGCGGTGCTGCTGATTAACAGCGCCGTCCGGCTCGCCGTCGAAGGTTCGCCGGTGCTGGACCACCTGCGGACGTTGGCGGCGAAAGGTGTAACCGTGCGGGCTTGCGGCACCTGTCTCGACTATTTCGGCCTGAAGGAAAAACTGGCTGTCGGCGAAGTCACCAATATGTATACAATAGTGGACGAAATCACGTCCCACCGGGCAATTACCTTGTAG
- the selD gene encoding selenide, water dikinase SelD, with amino-acid sequence MAKADRIMLTHYTKSGGUAAKIGPGALAQVLRQLSPPDDPRLLVGVDTADDAGVYKLSDDIALIQTIDFFTPIVDDPYTFGQIAAANALSDVYAMGGRPLTAMNIVAFPTCSLPPEVLLSILQGGQDKVREAGAVIVGGHTVDDAEPKYGLSVTGIARPDRILTNAGAKAGDLLILTKPLGTGVLATAAKADMFAEGVRAATESMAALNRYAAEAATRYSVNACTDITGFGLLGHLYELASASRVQVTVHSAALPLLPEAAAAAAMGFVPAGAYANRDYLKTVTFADAVPENIRDLCFDPQTSGGLLFSLPAAPAQELLAALHERGLAHAAIIGEVTKEGSGEIYVD; translated from the coding sequence ATGGCAAAAGCCGACCGCATAATGCTCACCCATTATACCAAAAGCGGCGGCTGAGCGGCCAAAATCGGGCCGGGAGCCCTGGCGCAGGTTCTGCGTCAACTGTCGCCGCCGGATGACCCGCGGCTACTTGTCGGCGTCGATACGGCTGATGACGCCGGTGTCTATAAATTAAGCGACGATATTGCCCTTATTCAAACCATTGACTTTTTCACCCCCATTGTCGACGATCCGTATACCTTCGGCCAAATTGCCGCCGCCAACGCCCTGAGCGATGTGTATGCCATGGGCGGCCGACCGCTGACGGCGATGAACATTGTCGCGTTTCCGACGTGTTCCTTGCCGCCGGAAGTGTTGCTTTCCATCCTCCAGGGCGGTCAGGACAAGGTGCGTGAGGCCGGGGCCGTTATTGTCGGCGGGCATACCGTCGATGATGCCGAGCCCAAATACGGTCTCAGCGTTACCGGCATTGCCCGTCCTGACCGGATTTTGACCAATGCCGGCGCGAAAGCGGGAGATCTTTTAATCCTGACCAAACCGCTGGGGACGGGGGTGCTCGCCACGGCGGCCAAGGCCGATATGTTTGCCGAAGGGGTACGGGCGGCGACGGAAAGCATGGCCGCCCTCAACCGCTACGCCGCGGAGGCGGCGACAAGGTACTCGGTAAACGCCTGCACCGACATCACCGGTTTTGGCTTGCTCGGCCACCTCTATGAGCTGGCCAGCGCCAGCCGGGTGCAGGTCACGGTCCACAGCGCCGCCCTGCCGCTTTTGCCTGAGGCGGCGGCCGCGGCGGCGATGGGGTTTGTGCCGGCCGGGGCCTATGCCAACCGTGATTATCTTAAAACCGTGACGTTTGCTGATGCAGTGCCGGAAAACATACGCGATCTCTGTTTTGACCCGCAGACATCAGGCGGGCTGCTCTTCAGCCTGCCGGCGGCGCCCGCCCAGGAGCTGCTGGCCGCGCTCCACGAACGCGGCCTGGCCCATGCGGCCATCATCGGCGAAGTAACCAAGGAAGGAAGTGGCGAAATCTATGTCGATTAG
- a CDS encoding cation diffusion facilitator family transporter — translation MGNAEALKQRTARLSVISNTLLVLLKLVVGFYSGAVSIISEAAHSGVDLLAALIAYYAVRKSSQPPDAQHAYGHGKFENLSAAAEAFLIVLAAIWIMYEAVEKLTAGHAPAYLEYGIAIMLVSIGVNYVVATRLMKVAQATGSQALEADAIHLKADIWTSAGVLGGLAVIKVTGFNWLDPAIALVVAVIVLKAGYTMTKKSLNELTDVSLPPEEEELIGNILASHPGVIAFHRLRTRRSGCMRHIDVHLVLHKDMHLEQAHAVCDEIEAAIRNVFGSCDVVIHLEPYGYHEEYGA, via the coding sequence GTGGGAAATGCGGAAGCGCTTAAACAGCGCACGGCGCGGCTGTCGGTAATTTCTAATACGCTCTTAGTGCTCCTGAAACTAGTCGTAGGTTTCTATAGCGGCGCGGTCAGCATTATTTCTGAGGCCGCCCACTCGGGGGTTGACCTCTTAGCCGCCCTTATTGCCTATTACGCCGTCCGCAAGTCGAGCCAGCCGCCTGATGCGCAGCATGCCTACGGGCATGGCAAATTCGAAAACTTGTCGGCGGCGGCCGAGGCCTTTCTCATTGTGTTGGCCGCAATCTGGATTATGTATGAGGCGGTGGAAAAGCTCACCGCCGGCCACGCGCCGGCCTATCTGGAATACGGCATCGCCATCATGCTGGTTTCGATTGGCGTCAACTATGTCGTGGCGACGCGGCTGATGAAGGTGGCGCAGGCGACTGGCTCCCAGGCACTGGAGGCTGATGCCATCCACCTTAAGGCCGATATCTGGACGTCGGCCGGGGTGCTCGGCGGCCTGGCGGTTATAAAAGTGACCGGTTTTAATTGGCTAGACCCGGCAATTGCCTTGGTTGTCGCCGTGATTGTCCTCAAAGCAGGCTACACCATGACGAAAAAGAGTTTGAACGAGCTGACCGATGTCAGTTTGCCGCCGGAGGAAGAAGAACTCATTGGCAATATTTTGGCCAGCCATCCCGGCGTCATTGCCTTTCACCGCCTGCGTACCCGCCGGTCGGGCTGTATGCGCCATATTGACGTCCACCTGGTGTTGCACAAAGACATGCATCTGGAGCAGGCCCATGCCGTGTGCGACGAAATTGAAGCGGCCATTAGAAATGTCTTTGGCTCGTGCGATGTCGTCATTCATCTCGAGCCGTACGGCTATCATGAAGAGTATGGCGCCTGA
- a CDS encoding CBS domain-containing protein, translating into MFVAKRMTPNPVTISPTATVADASELMRTHKFRRLPVVDKGRLVGIVTDRDLREVSPSPATTLSIFELNYLLAKMQVKEVMRTNVITIRDDATIEEAALLMYNNKIGGLVVVNAAGAVVGIITETDIFKTFVDVMGLPEGKTRLTINATDTVGVIHDITEVFKELGINIGSLACYKNGDDKAEIVIRADVRDVTELAARLEKLGFKVAHVAKIG; encoded by the coding sequence ATGTTTGTGGCCAAACGGATGACTCCCAATCCCGTTACCATCAGCCCTACGGCGACGGTGGCCGATGCCTCCGAACTGATGCGGACCCATAAGTTTCGCCGTTTGCCGGTGGTGGATAAGGGGCGGCTGGTAGGTATTGTCACCGACCGCGACCTGCGGGAAGTCTCTCCCTCGCCGGCGACAACGCTCTCTATCTTTGAACTCAATTACCTGCTCGCCAAGATGCAGGTCAAAGAGGTAATGCGCACCAATGTTATTACCATTCGGGACGATGCCACGATTGAAGAAGCAGCCCTGCTAATGTATAACAACAAAATCGGCGGCCTGGTGGTGGTAAACGCGGCCGGCGCGGTGGTGGGCATTATCACCGAAACCGATATTTTTAAGACCTTTGTTGATGTTATGGGGCTACCGGAAGGAAAAACTCGCCTGACCATCAACGCAACCGACACGGTCGGGGTGATCCATGACATTACCGAAGTGTTCAAAGAACTGGGCATTAACATTGGCAGCCTGGCCTGTTATAAAAATGGCGACGACAAGGCCGAGATCGTCATCCGTGCCGATGTGCGCGATGTGACCGAACTTGCCGCTCGCCTGGAGAAGCTGGGCTTTAAAGTAGCCCATGTGGCAAAAATTGGCTGA
- a CDS encoding ABC transporter ATP-binding protein: MLKLDNISVYYGAIHALKGISVEVKEGEIVTLIGANGAGKSTTLRTISGLLKPRAGQILFEGKNIAGLPAQDIVKMGISQVPEGRRIFANMTVLENLELGAYTRKDSAGIAADLEKVFARFPRLAERRSQIAGTLSGGEQQMLAIGRALMSRPRLLLLDEPSMGLAPLLVKEIFAIIKEINASGTTILLVEQNAHMALSIAHQAYVLETGRITLAGKAADLAQSEAVRKAYLGG; this comes from the coding sequence ATGCTCAAGCTCGATAATATCAGCGTATACTATGGCGCCATCCATGCCTTAAAAGGTATAAGCGTCGAAGTTAAAGAAGGCGAAATCGTCACTCTTATCGGTGCCAACGGCGCGGGCAAAAGCACTACCCTGCGGACCATTTCGGGCCTGCTTAAGCCTAGGGCGGGGCAAATCCTGTTTGAAGGCAAGAATATTGCCGGCCTGCCGGCCCAGGACATCGTCAAAATGGGTATTTCTCAAGTGCCGGAAGGCCGCCGCATTTTTGCCAATATGACGGTGCTGGAAAACCTGGAACTGGGCGCTTATACTCGCAAAGACAGCGCCGGCATTGCCGCCGACCTGGAGAAGGTGTTTGCCCGTTTTCCTCGCCTGGCCGAGCGGCGCAGCCAGATTGCCGGTACCCTGTCCGGCGGCGAGCAGCAGATGCTGGCCATTGGTCGTGCCCTGATGAGCCGGCCGCGCCTCTTATTGTTAGACGAGCCGTCCATGGGTTTGGCGCCTCTGTTGGTTAAGGAAATATTCGCGATTATTAAGGAAATAAATGCAAGTGGCACTACCATTCTGCTTGTCGAGCAGAACGCCCATATGGCCCTGTCCATTGCCCACCAGGCCTATGTCCTGGAAACCGGCCGCATTACCTTGGCCGGCAAGGCCGCCGATTTGGCGCAAAGCGAGGCGGTGCGCAAGGCCTATCTGGGCGGCTAG
- a CDS encoding ABC transporter ATP-binding protein, with product MALLKTTKLTKVFGGLRAVSNVNLEIHPGELVGLIGPNGAGKTTVFNLLTGVYEPTEGEIEFDGKSVVGLRPFQITQRGIARTFQNIRLFADLTVLDNVKIAYHFHVRYGLVESILRLGRYWQEEAEIEAKALRFLEIFQLADKKDEIAKNLSYGEQRRLEIARALAAQPKLLLLDEPAAGMNPQETQQLMEMIRWIRRQFNLTILLIEHDMSLVMGVCERIYVLDYGSVIAHGTPQEIKTNPRVIEAYLGEEVH from the coding sequence GTGGCACTGCTCAAGACAACTAAACTGACCAAAGTATTTGGCGGCCTGCGCGCCGTCTCCAACGTCAACCTCGAAATCCATCCCGGTGAGCTGGTTGGACTTATCGGCCCTAATGGCGCCGGCAAAACGACGGTGTTTAACCTGCTCACCGGCGTTTACGAGCCGACCGAGGGGGAAATCGAATTTGACGGCAAAAGCGTGGTGGGCCTGCGCCCCTTCCAGATAACCCAACGCGGTATTGCCCGCACCTTTCAGAATATCCGCCTGTTTGCCGACCTTACGGTGCTGGACAACGTAAAAATCGCCTATCACTTCCATGTGCGCTACGGCCTGGTCGAGTCCATCCTGCGCCTGGGGCGCTACTGGCAGGAAGAAGCGGAAATCGAGGCCAAGGCGCTTCGGTTTCTCGAAATTTTTCAACTGGCTGATAAAAAAGATGAAATTGCCAAAAATCTCTCCTACGGCGAGCAGCGCCGTCTCGAGATTGCCCGGGCGCTGGCCGCCCAACCAAAACTGCTGCTCTTAGACGAGCCGGCGGCCGGCATGAACCCCCAGGAAACTCAGCAGCTTATGGAAATGATCCGCTGGATTCGCCGCCAGTTTAACTTGACCATTCTGCTGATTGAACACGACATGAGCTTGGTCATGGGGGTGTGCGAGCGCATCTATGTGCTCGATTACGGCAGCGTTATCGCTCATGGCACACCCCAGGAAATAAAGACCAACCCGCGAGTCATCGAGGCTTACCTCGGCGAGGAGGTGCACTGA
- a CDS encoding branched-chain amino acid ABC transporter permease has product MNAKRKTDLVSLAACLGLYAAVQAMIEFDIIGSFWLLNIILICINIILAVSLNLINGFTGQFSIGHAGFMAVGAYLSAVLTVKFQVPFILAILAGAVAAGVLGFVIGLPTLRLSGDYLAIATLGLGEIIRITILNIPYVGGASGFMGIPRYTSFTWVFWAMVFTVFVIKNLINSSHGRACISIRENEIAAEAMGVDTTRYKVLAFTIGAAFAGIAGALFSHYFYIAHPASFTFMKSFDILTMVVLGGLGSLTGSITAAILLTFVSAALAGYPEWRMVIYSLLLIALMLYRPQGLFGNKELSLKVFGKLRGGGVRGTAQDN; this is encoded by the coding sequence ATGAACGCAAAAAGAAAGACCGATCTTGTCAGCCTCGCGGCGTGCCTAGGCCTTTATGCGGCCGTGCAGGCCATGATCGAGTTTGACATCATCGGTTCTTTCTGGTTGCTCAATATTATTCTTATCTGCATCAACATTATTCTCGCCGTCAGTCTCAACCTCATCAACGGCTTTACCGGCCAGTTCTCGATCGGACACGCCGGCTTTATGGCCGTTGGCGCCTACCTGAGCGCCGTGCTTACCGTCAAGTTCCAGGTTCCGTTTATTCTCGCCATTCTGGCCGGTGCCGTGGCCGCCGGGGTGCTCGGATTTGTCATCGGCCTGCCGACCCTCAGGCTGAGCGGCGACTATCTGGCAATTGCCACCCTGGGTCTGGGGGAAATCATCCGCATCACCATTTTGAACATTCCCTATGTGGGCGGCGCCTCGGGCTTCATGGGCATCCCCCGTTATACCAGTTTTACCTGGGTGTTTTGGGCCATGGTATTCACTGTTTTTGTGATCAAAAATTTAATCAATTCCAGCCACGGCCGGGCGTGCATTTCCATTCGCGAAAACGAAATTGCTGCCGAAGCCATGGGGGTTGACACCACGCGGTACAAGGTGCTGGCGTTTACGATCGGCGCGGCTTTTGCCGGCATTGCCGGCGCCCTCTTTTCCCACTACTTTTATATCGCCCATCCGGCATCGTTTACCTTCATGAAATCCTTTGATATCTTGACCATGGTGGTTCTCGGCGGTCTCGGCAGCCTTACCGGCTCCATTACCGCCGCCATATTGCTTACCTTTGTCTCGGCCGCGCTGGCCGGCTATCCCGAGTGGCGGATGGTTATTTACTCGCTGCTCCTCATCGCCCTGATGCTTTATCGGCCGCAGGGGCTGTTCGGCAACAAGGAACTCAGTCTTAAGGTATTTGGCAAACTGCGGGGAGGTGGCGTCCGTGGCACTGCTCAAGACAACTAA